One genomic window of Ailuropoda melanoleuca isolate Jingjing unplaced genomic scaffold, ASM200744v2 unplaced-scaffold21591, whole genome shotgun sequence includes the following:
- the LOC117798003 gene encoding gamma-aminobutyric acid receptor subunit delta-like yields the protein MEYTMTVFLHQSWRDSRLAYNHTNETLGLDSRFVDKLWLPDTFIVNAKSAWFHDVTVENKLIRLQPDGVILYSIR from the exons ATG GAGTACACCATGACGGTGTTTCTGCACCAGAGCTGGCGGGACAGCAGGCTGGCCTACAACCACACCAACGAGACTCTGGGCCTGGACAGCCGCTTTGTGGACAAGCTGTGGCTCCCGGACACCTTCATTGTGAATGCTAAGTCTGCCTGGTTCCATGACGTGACCGTGGAGAACAAGCTCATCCGGCTGCAGCCCGACGGGGTCATCCTG